The following are encoded in a window of Stigmatella erecta genomic DNA:
- a CDS encoding rhomboid family protein, with protein MVLVQFGVYAWTAAAGPLDVDAMVRWGAKVGPLMTEAGQPWRLVTANFLHRDLPHVGLNMLVLLAVGWVLEGAWRRLDYAALLVASGLATMTASLIWAEEVSVGASGMAYGCVGGLIVLGRRHRAVLSPLARRMAGEGVLPTVLVFLWMGWTSVGVDNAGHLGGFLAGLWAGVFLVPRKLTPQEPRRVGLLRAGGLVLVACGGAALGVWGRSTWRVERDGVFGVSVSMPQGWRQGADRFGRVAFSNGLPGLGRASFAAEALDMGEPGDGEPQARRFLETVLVPGGAGELPVRSQGPEPARVNGQRALRVRAELPGPGGLTHLMAFFVPQGDFVYQLVFTWPGAFPGYARVVERMVAELRLDEPAVLREARARALLVPGAGEPLHALGTALRRWGRPAQAVAPLEAAVKLSPAWVGTRVELARAFFESGRVEEGCRAAEEAQVYGPTEAIALEAGVRCELARGDAEGALRRLEAARRIAPLDSRLRAAEAALRATVVPGP; from the coding sequence GTGGTGCTGGTCCAGTTTGGCGTGTACGCCTGGACCGCGGCCGCGGGCCCCCTGGACGTGGATGCCATGGTCCGCTGGGGCGCCAAGGTGGGCCCCCTGATGACGGAGGCGGGCCAGCCCTGGCGGCTGGTGACGGCCAACTTCCTCCACCGGGACCTGCCCCATGTGGGCCTCAACATGCTGGTGCTGCTGGCGGTGGGCTGGGTGCTGGAGGGGGCCTGGCGGCGGCTGGACTACGCGGCGCTGCTGGTTGCCTCGGGGCTCGCCACCATGACCGCCTCCTTAATATGGGCCGAGGAGGTGAGCGTGGGGGCCTCCGGCATGGCGTATGGCTGCGTGGGCGGGCTCATCGTCCTGGGGCGGAGGCACCGGGCGGTCCTCTCGCCGCTGGCCCGGCGGATGGCGGGCGAGGGCGTGCTGCCCACGGTGCTCGTTTTCCTCTGGATGGGGTGGACGTCGGTGGGCGTGGACAACGCCGGGCACCTGGGCGGCTTCCTGGCGGGCCTGTGGGCCGGGGTGTTCCTGGTCCCCCGGAAGCTCACCCCCCAGGAGCCGCGGCGCGTGGGCCTGCTGCGCGCGGGGGGCCTGGTGCTCGTGGCGTGCGGGGGCGCGGCGCTCGGGGTGTGGGGCCGCTCCACGTGGCGGGTGGAGCGGGATGGCGTGTTCGGCGTGTCGGTGTCCATGCCCCAGGGGTGGCGCCAGGGCGCGGACCGGTTTGGCCGGGTGGCCTTCTCCAATGGACTGCCGGGCCTGGGGCGGGCCAGCTTCGCCGCGGAGGCCCTCGACATGGGCGAGCCCGGGGATGGGGAGCCCCAGGCGCGGCGCTTCCTGGAGACGGTGCTCGTGCCAGGGGGGGCCGGGGAGCTTCCGGTCCGGAGCCAGGGGCCGGAGCCTGCGCGGGTGAACGGCCAGCGGGCCCTGCGCGTTCGGGCGGAGCTTCCGGGGCCCGGGGGCCTCACGCACCTGATGGCGTTCTTCGTGCCGCAGGGAGATTTCGTCTACCAGCTCGTCTTCACCTGGCCCGGGGCCTTTCCCGGCTATGCCCGGGTGGTGGAGCGCATGGTGGCGGAGCTGCGCCTGGATGAGCCGGCGGTGCTGCGCGAGGCCCGGGCGCGGGCCCTGCTCGTGCCGGGGGCGGGCGAGCCGTTGCACGCGCTGGGGACGGCGCTGCGGCGGTGGGGGCGGCCCGCGCAGGCCGTGGCGCCGCTGGAGGCGGCCGTGAAGCTGTCGCCGGCGTGGGTGGGCACGCGGGTGGAGCTGGCGCGGGCCTTCTTCGAGTCCGGCCGCGTGGAGGAGGGGTGCCGCGCGGCGGAGGAGGCGCAGGTCTACGGGCCCACCGAGGCCATCGCCCTGGAGGCGGGGGTGCGCTGCGAGCTGGCCCGGGGCGATGCCGAGGGGGCGCTGCGGCGGCTGGAGGCCGCGCGGCGGATCGCCCCGCTGGATTCGCGGCTGCGGGCCGCGGAGGCCGCGCTGCGCGCCACGGTCGTCCCGGGCCCCTGA